In Erigeron canadensis isolate Cc75 chromosome 7, C_canadensis_v1, whole genome shotgun sequence, one DNA window encodes the following:
- the LOC122607233 gene encoding uncharacterized protein LOC122607233 translates to MTVLLMKIIVVCTMILLFEPSLFLTYLLECSPGYPCVVGSSHGLLCFKIIEKDYNYDYSNFNINEMVVLWKLSIWKLIRIPVPDFPNYNFSIYMSGNSNYGDDDVVGFGVCPVTFDPTILKIKRIDYRSEAKDKCLLWRVRVFTLSRGTWSILSTGLHCESIRLRGSEVVIDKFIYWVAFDMLHSKDGQSPFLVMSFDLTAKEFKEINLTDCLSNRLCRIQTISELRESLVLIEYHKEKGVSVCCLWMMKEQGVNRSFTKLYNINVPHCHMPK, encoded by the coding sequence ATGACAGTCTTGTTGATGAAGATCATCGTCGTTTGTACAATGATTCTTTTATTCGAGCCATCTCTGTTCCTCACTTACTTACTTGAATGTTCACCAGGTTATCCTTGTGTAGTTGGCAGCTCTCACGGTTTGTTGTGCTTTAAGATAATTGAAAAGGATTATAATTATGATTACTCTAACTTTAATATTAATGAGATGGTTGTTCTTTGGAAGCTTTCAATATGGAAACTCATTCGTATTCCAGTGCCTGATTTCCCGAATTATAACTTTAGTATTTATATGAGTGGGAATTCTAACtatggtgatgatgatgttgttggTTTTGGGGTTTGTCCTGTCACTTTTGATCCTACTATTCTCAAGATTAAACGTATTGATTATCGGTCAGAAGCAAAAGATAAATGCCTCCTTTGGAGAGTTAGAGTTTTTACTTTGAGCAGGGGGACTTGGAGTATTCTATCTACCGGTCTTCACTGTGAGTCAATTAGACTTAGAGGGTCTGAGGTTGTTATCGATAAGTTTATTTATTGGGTTGCTTTTGATATGCTTCATTCTAAAGATGGTCAATCACCTTTTCTGGTCATGTCATTTGATTTGACCGCCAAGGAATTTAAAGAGATAAATCTCACGGATTGTTTATCAAACCGACTTTGTAGAATTCAAACTATATCTGAGCTACGGGAGTCTCTTGTTTTGATTGAATACCATAAAGAGAAAGGCGTATCAGTTTGTTGTCTATGGATGATGAAGGAGCAAGGTGTTAATAGATCGTTTACAAAGCTATACAACATCAACGTGCCACACTGCCACATGCCAAAATAA
- the LOC122607524 gene encoding DEAD-box ATP-dependent RNA helicase 35, producing the protein MDMENDDDYEEYIPVAKRRAMAAQKIFQRQGQPSILEDETEKAKQVELKPSLLVKATQLKREQPEVTPTEQAVQQEKEMMENLSDRKTLMSVRELAKGITYSEPLPTGWKPPLPIRRMSQKACDGIRKQWHIIVDGDEIPPPIKKFKDMRFPEPVLKKLKEKGIVQPTPIQVQGLPVILSGRDMIGIAFTGSGKTLVFVLPIIMMALQEEIMMPIAAGEGPFGLIVCPSRELARQTYEVVEEFLIPLRESGFPEIRPLLCIGGVDMRTQLDIVKRGVHIVVATPGRLKDLLAKKKMNLDNCRYLTLDEADRLVDLGFEDDIREVFDHFKAQRQTLLFSATMPAKIQNFARSALVKPVTVNVGRAGAANLDVIQEVEYVKQEAKLVYLLECLQKTPPPVLIFCENKADVDDIHEYLLLKGVEAVAIHGGKDQEEREYAISSFKASNKDVLVATDVASKGLDFPDIQHVINYDMPAEIENYVHRIGRTGRCGKTGIATTFINKNQSETTLLDLKHLLQEAKQRIPPVLAELDDPMEDLDAITDASGVKGCAYCGGLGHRIKDCPKLEHQKSQQIASSRRDYFGSGGYRGEI; encoded by the exons ATG GATATGGAGAACGATGATGATTATGAGGAATATATCCCGGTTGCAAAAAGGAGGGCCATGGCTGCACAAAAGATTTTTCAACGTCAGGGGCAACCTTCAATTCTTGAAGACGAAACAGAAAAGGCAAAACAAGTGGAATTGAAGCCGAGTTTGCTTGTGAAAGCTACTCAGCTTAAGCGTGAACAGCCTGAAGTCACTCCTACTGAACAAGCAGttcaacaagaaaaagaaatgatggAAAATCTTTCTGATAGAAAGACTTTAATGTCGGTTCGTGAACTTGCAAAGGGTATAACATACTCTGAACCTTTGCCGACTGGTTGGAAGCCCCCTCTGCCCATAAGAAGAATGTCACAAAAAGCGTGTGATGGTATCAGGAAACAATGGCATATTATTGTTGATGGTGATGAAATCCCACCACCGATTAAAAAATTCAAAGATATGAGATTTCCCGAGCCTGTGTTAAAAAAACTGAAAGAAAAAGGGATTGTGCAACCTACACCCATTCAAGTTCAAGGATTACCCGTTATTCTATCAGGAAGAGATATGATTGGAATTGCATTTACAGGGTCAGGAAAGACATTGGTATTTGTGTTGCCAATTATTATGATGGCGCTGCAGGAGGAAATCATGATGCCAATTGCTGCAGGGGAAGGTCCATTTGGGCTGATTGTATGCCCATCAAGAGAGCTAGCAAGGCAGACGTATGAGGTTGTGGAGGAATTTTTAATACCCTTGAGGGAATCTGGATTTCCAGAAATAAGACCTCTACTTTGTATTGGAGGTGTTGATATGCGAACACAGCTGGATATCGTCAAAAGAGGTGTTCACATTGTAGTTGCTACCCCTGGAAGGTTGAAGGATCTGCTTGCCAAAAAGAAGATGAATCTTGACAATTGCAG GTATTTGACTTTAGATGAGGCTGATAGATTAGTTGATCTAGGATTTGAAGATGACATTAGAGAAGTATTCGATCATTTTAAAGCTCAAAGGCAGACTCTTCTGTTTTCAGCCACAATGCCTGCCAAGATCCAGAATTTTGCTCGAAGTGCTTTGGTCAAACCCGTCACAGTTAATGTGGGTCGAGCAGGAGCAGCAAATCTTGATGTTATTCAAGAAGTTGAATACGTGAAGCAAGAAGCAAAGCTCGTTTACCTCCTTGAATGCTTACAAAAAACTCCTCCACctgttttaatattttgtgAAAACAAAGCCGATGTCGACGATATTCATGAGTATCTCTTGCTTAAAGGAGTCGAAGCAGTTGCCATCCATGGTGGAAAAGACCAAGAGGAGAGAGAATATGCAATTTCATCTTTCAAAGCGAGTAACAAAGATGTTTTAGTTGCTACTGATGTTGCTTCAAAGGGTCTTGATTTCCCGGATATCCAACATGTCATAAACTATGATATGCCTGCTGAAATTGAAAATTATGTGCATAGGATCGGAAGAACAGGGAGATGTGGGAAAACAGGAATTGCAACTACTTTCATCAATAAGAATCAAAGTGAGACTACTCTTCTCGACTTAAAACATTTGTTACAAGAAGCAAAACAAAGGATTCCCCCTGTTTTGGCTGAACTAGATGACCCGATGGAAGATCTGGATGCAATAACTGATGCAAGTGGTGTCAAGGGTTGCGCATACTGTGGTGGACTTGGTCACAGGATAAAAGATTGTCCAAAATTGGAGCATCAGAAAAGCCAACAGATTGCTAGCTCTCGGAGGGATTACTTTGGTTCCGGAGGCTATAGGGGCGAAATATAG
- the LOC122607999 gene encoding phosphopantothenoylcysteine decarboxylase subunit VHS3-like, whose amino-acid sequence METERLCYGGATVAEAFSLMVQSSLLAHKSICCLLFLIRSLANNADALTRLLESEKRFPFSDLHDISSPDAECKDNGETDDDSDDDDEDSGGDDDSDDDDAEYSSGEDDDEQGDPDSDSDANDDDDDDDDENDDDDDDDDEDDDDEDDEDEDNQPPFKKKK is encoded by the exons ATGGAGACGGAGAGGCTGTGCTACGGCGGAGCTACGGTGGCAGAAGCCTTCAGTTTGATGGTCCAGTCTTCTCTGCTTGCCCATAagtccatttgttgtcttctgtttttg ATTAGATCATTGGCCAACAATGCTGATGCTTTAACTAGACTTCTTGAATCAGAGAAGAG GTTTCCATTTAGTGACCTTCACGACATTTCAAGCCCTGATGCTGAATGCAAAGACAACGGTGAAACAGATGACGATAGTGATGACGACGATGAAGAttctggtggtgatgatgatagTGATGACGATGATGCTGAATATTCATCTGGAGAAGACGATGATGAGCAAGGTGATCCCGATAGTGATTCTGATGCCAATGACGACGATGATGACGACGATGATgaaaatgacgatgatgatgatgacgatgacgaagatgatgatgatgaagacgaCGAAGATGAAGACAACCAACCGccttttaagaagaaaaaatag